In the Haloferula helveola genome, one interval contains:
- a CDS encoding REP-associated tyrosine transposase: MEDPRPQRKQLPHAPPEWLEIEGQVFFLTLCCKPRGKNQLANAEAWQSILETFHHYDRLGHWHTHRVLAMPDHLHSMVSLPAEAFLKKRVASFKAWTAKHAGVVWQRDFFDHRLRRDESFEAKSLYIAMNPVRAGLCATPGEWPYFWKKQG; the protein is encoded by the coding sequence ATGGAGGATCCGCGCCCTCAGCGAAAGCAGCTCCCGCATGCGCCGCCCGAGTGGTTGGAGATCGAAGGGCAGGTGTTCTTCCTAACGCTTTGCTGTAAGCCGAGAGGCAAGAACCAGTTGGCGAACGCTGAGGCGTGGCAATCGATTCTCGAAACGTTCCACCACTACGATCGGCTCGGGCATTGGCACACTCATCGGGTTCTGGCGATGCCGGACCATCTGCATTCCATGGTGTCGCTTCCGGCCGAGGCATTTCTGAAGAAGCGGGTGGCGAGCTTCAAGGCGTGGACCGCCAAGCACGCGGGTGTCGTTTGGCAGAGGGATTTCTTCGACCACCGCTTGCGGCGGGATGAATCGTTCGAGGCGAAATCGCTCTATATTGCGATGAATCCGGTGCGCGCGGGTTTGTGCGCGACACCCGGGGAGTGGCCGTACTTCTGGAAAAAGCAGGGGTAG
- a CDS encoding phosphopantothenoylcysteine decarboxylase — protein MNIVLGISGSIAAYKAADLASQLVKAGHEVNVVMTRAATEFITPLTLQTLTRRPVLLGLEDEKESWKPGHIELADNADLFLVAPASADVLARFANGLAGDSLGSVYLALPRTTPVVIAPAMNGKMWDHPATRRNVETLKSDGCRFVGPAEGDLACGYQGIGRMSEVDDILAAIG, from the coding sequence ATGAACATCGTCCTCGGCATCAGCGGATCGATCGCGGCCTACAAGGCGGCGGATCTCGCCTCGCAACTCGTCAAGGCGGGCCATGAGGTCAACGTGGTGATGACGCGTGCCGCGACCGAGTTCATCACGCCGCTGACGTTGCAGACGCTGACCCGGCGGCCGGTGCTGCTCGGGCTCGAGGATGAGAAGGAATCGTGGAAGCCCGGCCATATCGAGCTTGCCGACAACGCTGACCTGTTCCTCGTCGCCCCCGCTTCCGCCGACGTGCTGGCACGCTTCGCCAACGGTCTCGCCGGTGACTCGCTCGGGTCGGTCTATCTGGCGCTGCCCCGTACGACGCCTGTCGTAATTGCGCCCGCGATGAATGGCAAGATGTGGGATCACCCGGCGACCCGCCGAAATGTCGAGACGCTCAAGTCGGACGGCTGCCGATTCGTCGGACCCGCCGAGGGGGATCTCGCCTGCGGTTACCAGGGCATCGGCCGGATGTCGGAGGTGGACGACATTCTCGCGGCGATCGGCTGA
- a CDS encoding SpoIIE family protein phosphatase — MKPPSESSPAHPASDAGRLELALRASNEGIWDWHTDKREIYYSRRILEFLECGDNRAPNFFLSPHESVHDDDREEFVAALGNALDPGGPELFAIDCRIHTGSDDWRWLRIRGTVVRDRTGAATRIAGSMIDISRRKAAEAQIEEERHRLKMLIDHVPLQIYFKDTDSRFVLVNQQMAEWNGKCAPEEVVGKHDRDFFAYAHWKEAFDDEQYVMKTGKAITGKLEHETRDDETGDTYVLTSKFPWIDRKGQICGSFGVSSDVTELVKAQQQVAEFAEELARRNQSYEEEVQLAREIQQALASSQFPRIGATGNRLKFGARYLPISGLAGDFFEVVRINERTAGLLICDVMGHGVRSALIVAMLRGLLEKQRHDATQPGAYLKGLNQGLSSILKRADATMFATAFYAVIDLEAGELRCACAGHPGALVLGPGGVQQLAAQRDQRGPGLGIIPKADFPIQKLSLKEVDRLILFTDGILEAENEEGEAFLDKRLVEAVGERREESLEQMLDGVVATVLSFSEGFDDDVCLLATEIPK, encoded by the coding sequence ATGAAGCCGCCCTCGGAATCTTCACCGGCTCACCCCGCCAGCGACGCCGGTCGACTCGAGCTGGCACTGCGGGCATCGAACGAAGGCATCTGGGACTGGCACACCGACAAGCGGGAAATCTACTACTCGCGACGTATCCTCGAGTTCCTCGAATGCGGCGACAACCGGGCGCCCAACTTCTTCCTCTCGCCGCACGAGTCCGTCCACGACGACGACCGCGAGGAATTCGTCGCCGCGCTCGGCAACGCGCTCGACCCGGGCGGCCCGGAGCTGTTCGCCATCGACTGCCGGATCCACACCGGCAGCGACGACTGGCGCTGGCTGCGCATCCGCGGAACGGTCGTCCGCGACCGCACCGGCGCGGCCACCCGGATCGCGGGCTCGATGATCGACATTTCCCGTCGCAAGGCGGCCGAAGCTCAGATCGAGGAGGAACGGCACCGGCTCAAGATGCTGATCGATCACGTGCCGCTGCAGATCTACTTCAAGGACACTGACTCGCGCTTCGTCCTCGTCAACCAGCAGATGGCCGAGTGGAACGGCAAGTGCGCGCCCGAGGAAGTCGTCGGCAAGCACGACCGTGACTTCTTCGCTTACGCGCACTGGAAGGAGGCTTTCGACGACGAGCAGTACGTGATGAAGACCGGCAAGGCGATCACCGGAAAGCTCGAGCACGAGACGCGCGATGACGAAACCGGCGACACCTACGTGCTTACCTCCAAGTTTCCATGGATCGACCGCAAGGGTCAGATCTGCGGCAGCTTCGGGGTTTCGAGCGACGTCACCGAGCTGGTCAAGGCGCAGCAGCAGGTCGCCGAGTTCGCCGAGGAACTCGCGCGCCGCAACCAGTCGTACGAGGAGGAAGTCCAGCTCGCCCGTGAGATCCAGCAGGCGCTCGCGTCATCGCAATTCCCGCGCATCGGCGCGACCGGCAACCGCCTGAAATTCGGCGCCCGCTACCTGCCGATCTCCGGCCTGGCCGGGGACTTCTTCGAGGTTGTCCGAATCAACGAACGCACCGCCGGACTCCTGATCTGCGACGTGATGGGCCACGGCGTCCGCTCGGCACTGATTGTCGCGATGCTGCGCGGACTTCTCGAAAAGCAACGCCACGACGCCACGCAGCCGGGAGCCTACCTCAAAGGCTTGAACCAAGGCCTCAGCTCGATTCTCAAACGGGCCGACGCGACCATGTTCGCGACCGCTTTCTACGCCGTCATCGATCTCGAAGCCGGCGAACTCCGCTGCGCCTGTGCCGGTCACCCGGGCGCGCTCGTCCTCGGGCCCGGCGGCGTGCAACAGCTCGCCGCGCAACGGGACCAGCGGGGCCCGGGATTGGGAATCATCCCGAAGGCGGATTTCCCCATCCAGAAGCTCTCCCTCAAAGAAGTCGACCGGCTCATCCTCTTCACGGACGGTATCCTCGAGGCGGAAAACGAGGAAGGCGAAGCGTTCCTCGACAAGCGGCTGGTCGAAGCTGTCGGCGAACGGCGGGAAGAATCGCTCGAACAGATGCTCGATGGCGTGGTCGCCACCGTGCTCTCGTTCTCGGAAGGCTTCGACGACGACGTCTGCCTGCTCGCGACGGAGATCCCGAAGTAG
- the gmk gene encoding guanylate kinase → MRSGILYLVSGPSGSGKSTLCRRLEAEGEAEFSVSCTTRPPREGEVNGRDYHFLDRDEFRQRVDAGEFLEHAVVHGNFYGTLRSEVVDRLSQGRDVVMDIDVQGAAQVRSIEDTAIQTALVDLFVMPPDERELEARLTGRGTDSKDVIALRLRNAIKEMAHWPDYSYRLISATREEDYSRFKALLVAERMRVSRLGES, encoded by the coding sequence GTGCGCAGCGGAATCCTGTATCTCGTCTCCGGGCCGTCGGGCTCCGGGAAATCGACGCTTTGCCGGCGGCTCGAGGCCGAGGGCGAAGCGGAGTTCTCGGTGTCGTGCACGACCCGCCCGCCGCGCGAGGGCGAGGTGAACGGCCGCGACTACCACTTCCTCGACCGCGACGAGTTCCGGCAACGTGTCGATGCCGGCGAGTTCCTCGAACACGCGGTCGTCCACGGCAATTTCTACGGTACGCTCCGTAGCGAGGTGGTCGACCGTCTTTCGCAGGGTCGCGACGTGGTGATGGACATCGATGTCCAAGGCGCGGCCCAGGTGCGCTCGATCGAGGACACGGCGATCCAGACGGCGCTGGTCGACCTGTTCGTCATGCCGCCCGACGAGCGTGAGCTTGAAGCCCGGCTCACCGGTCGCGGCACCGACAGCAAGGATGTCATCGCACTGCGCCTGCGCAATGCGATCAAGGAGATGGCGCACTGGCCGGACTATTCGTATCGTCTCATTTCCGCGACCCGCGAGGAGGACTACAGCCGCTTCAAGGCGCTGTTGGTCGCCGAGCGGATGCGGGTATCCCGACTCGGAGAATCATGA
- a CDS encoding M3 family metallopeptidase has product MHPFLAEDFEVKWSTLTAETIEADIQHALDVAKEGIRKICEQEPAQATYESTFGALEEATELLDRGWGRLQHLDSVCDYPEQREALNKMLPAVSDFHSSIPLNAELWSILHAFGDSAATDELDDIRKRFVEETMLDFIQSGANLPPSEKDELAGLQADLSKLTKRYSENVLDSTNAWDLVIEDESRLAGLPESAKAGALANAKAKGVATDDKPAWRFTLQFPSMFPVMQHLDDDSIRRQVWEGSSAVGATGDYDNTELIWKILDLRQKKAELLGHANFADLTLQRRMAGAGEKALGFVEDLHDRIEGQFQKDYEELCEFKASQTGEPADKLEPWEVAYWAEKRRKAEFDLDDEQLRPYFPVDRVMSGLFELCSKLFDVRIEEKPSVYYERGSRPADADGRPEVWDPEVKFYDLLDATSGEHLGSFYADWHPREEKRGGAWMNCLETGLPPLGGDGRKPHLGLITGNMSPPVDGKAALLTHREVETIFHEFGHLLHGLLSDVPVRSLAGTNVPWDFVELPSQIMENFCWDRDSLNLFARHHETGEPIPDELFDRMIAARNYMSATTFMRQLAFGKLDLELHLHLDRYKGRDLDEVDAEILARYKVPMKTETPSMARRFNHLFSSPTGYAAGYYSYKWAEVLDADAFTKFRDNGVMSAEVGREFRECVLSKGNSRPVDELFRRFMGRDPELEPLLERSGLSEEMVA; this is encoded by the coding sequence ATGCATCCATTTCTCGCGGAAGATTTTGAGGTTAAGTGGTCGACATTGACGGCCGAGACGATCGAGGCGGACATCCAGCACGCGCTCGACGTCGCCAAGGAAGGGATCCGCAAGATTTGCGAGCAGGAGCCGGCTCAGGCGACCTACGAATCGACCTTCGGGGCGCTGGAAGAAGCGACCGAACTGCTCGACCGCGGCTGGGGCCGGCTGCAGCACCTCGACTCGGTCTGCGACTACCCGGAGCAGCGTGAGGCGCTGAACAAGATGCTCCCGGCGGTGTCGGATTTCCATTCCTCGATCCCGCTCAATGCCGAGCTGTGGTCGATCCTCCATGCCTTTGGTGACTCGGCCGCGACCGACGAGCTCGACGACATCCGCAAGCGTTTCGTCGAGGAGACGATGCTCGATTTCATCCAGAGCGGCGCCAACCTGCCGCCGTCGGAGAAGGACGAGCTGGCCGGTCTGCAGGCGGACCTATCGAAGCTGACCAAGCGCTACTCCGAGAACGTGCTCGATTCGACCAACGCGTGGGATCTGGTGATCGAGGACGAGTCGCGTCTCGCCGGCCTGCCGGAGTCGGCCAAGGCGGGGGCGCTGGCGAATGCCAAGGCCAAGGGCGTGGCGACCGACGACAAGCCGGCGTGGCGTTTCACGCTGCAGTTTCCGTCGATGTTCCCGGTGATGCAGCATCTCGACGACGACTCGATCCGCCGCCAGGTTTGGGAAGGATCGAGCGCGGTCGGTGCGACCGGCGACTACGACAACACCGAGCTGATCTGGAAGATCCTCGACCTGCGCCAGAAGAAGGCCGAACTGCTCGGCCACGCGAATTTCGCCGACCTGACGCTGCAGCGTCGGATGGCCGGGGCGGGTGAGAAGGCTCTCGGCTTTGTCGAGGACCTGCACGACCGGATCGAAGGGCAGTTCCAGAAGGACTACGAGGAGTTGTGCGAGTTCAAGGCGTCGCAGACCGGCGAGCCGGCCGACAAGCTGGAGCCGTGGGAGGTCGCCTACTGGGCCGAGAAGCGCCGCAAGGCGGAGTTCGACCTCGATGACGAGCAGCTGCGCCCGTATTTCCCGGTCGACCGCGTGATGTCCGGCCTGTTCGAGCTGTGCTCGAAGCTCTTCGATGTGCGGATCGAGGAGAAGCCGTCAGTTTACTACGAACGTGGTAGCCGACCGGCCGATGCCGACGGCCGCCCGGAGGTGTGGGACCCGGAAGTGAAGTTCTACGACCTGCTCGATGCGACGAGCGGCGAGCATCTCGGATCGTTCTATGCCGACTGGCATCCGCGAGAGGAGAAGCGCGGCGGCGCGTGGATGAACTGCCTCGAGACCGGTCTTCCGCCGCTTGGCGGTGACGGCCGCAAGCCGCACCTCGGCCTGATCACGGGCAACATGAGCCCTCCGGTCGACGGCAAGGCGGCGTTGCTGACCCACCGCGAGGTCGAGACCATTTTCCATGAGTTCGGCCACCTGTTGCACGGCCTGCTGAGCGACGTGCCGGTGCGTTCCCTGGCGGGCACCAACGTCCCGTGGGATTTCGTCGAGCTGCCGTCGCAGATCATGGAGAACTTCTGTTGGGACCGCGACTCGCTGAATCTCTTCGCCCGCCACCACGAGACCGGCGAGCCGATCCCGGACGAGCTTTTCGACCGGATGATCGCCGCGCGGAACTACATGAGCGCGACGACCTTCATGCGTCAGCTGGCCTTCGGTAAACTCGACCTCGAGCTGCACCTGCACCTCGACCGCTACAAGGGTCGCGATCTTGACGAGGTGGATGCCGAGATCCTCGCACGCTACAAGGTGCCGATGAAAACCGAGACGCCGAGCATGGCGCGTCGGTTCAACCACCTGTTCAGTTCGCCGACCGGTTATGCCGCGGGTTACTACTCTTACAAGTGGGCCGAGGTGCTGGACGCCGACGCGTTCACCAAGTTCCGCGACAACGGCGTGATGTCGGCCGAGGTCGGCCGCGAGTTCCGCGAGTGCGTGCTGTCAAAGGGCAACTCGCGTCCGGTGGACGAGCTGTTCCGCCGCTTCATGGGCCGGGATCCCGAACTCGAGCCGCTGCTCGAGCGTTCGGGCCTGTCCGAGGAGATGGTGGCGTAG